Genomic segment of Streptosporangium sp. NBC_01755:
CGCTGAGCATCGCCGACGCCGCGCTCGCCCTCAGGGAGACGCGCCCCCAGCTGAAGATCAAGGATCCGTTCCAGCTCACCCCCGCCCAGCTCGACGCCGCGGTGAGGCTTCTCGCCGAGGGCGAAGGGCCCGACCGGGTTTACTGGGACGGCTCGCTCGACCTGGTCAGGGCACTGTCGGCGGAGCAGGTGCGGATCGCCCAGGTCCTGCCCTACCACCTGGACCTCTTCCGGCGCGCGGGCCGGCCGATGAAGGCGTTGAAGGGGGTCCCGGCGACGGGGTGGGTCGATTCGTGGATGCTCGCGGCCAGGCCCGCCAGCCCGAACTGCGCCTACCGGTGGCTGAGCTGGATGAGCTCGGCGCGGGCACAGCGCCCCGCCGCGGCCTGGACCGGTCTCGCCCCGGCCAACCCGGAGGCGTGCGACGGGCGCGGTCGCCGGATGTGCGAGGTCTACCAGGTGCGTGACAACCGCCGGCTGCGCGACGTCCTCTTCGCCGCTCGCCCGGCGAGGGACTGCGGCGGCCTGGGCGGGGAGTGCACCGACTACGCCGACTGGGCGGAACGCTGGAAGAAGCTCCTGACGTCCGCAGAGCCCGGAAAGACCGAGATCTCCGGCTGAGGCCACGCACGGCCGTCGGGGGCGGAACGCGATGTGCGGGCCGGCCCGATCTGCTATGTCTGCATTTCCGGTAACGGGCTTCGATTTTCGTTGTTTTGATCGTCTTTGGCGATGGATTCGGTGGGAAAATCATGCTCTTAATGTCGACTGGTCGACCAGTCAGTGGGTAGGCTAGCCGCCATGAGAATCCTTCTTGTTGGAGCGGGCGGCGTCGGCTCCGCCGTCGTCCCGATCGCCGCACGCCGAGATTTCTTCGAACACATCGTGGTCGCCGACTCTCAACAGAACCGGGCCGCCGCCGTCGTGGCCAGGATCGCGGATCCGCGTTTCAGCGCCATCGAGCTGGACGCCTCCGACCGGGCGGCGGTCGAGGCCGCCCTCGCCGAGCACCGCTGCGATGTGCTTTTCAACGCGGTGGACCCCCGCTTCACCATGTCCCTGTTCGAGGCGGCGCTCAACGCCGGAGCCCGCTACCTCGACATGGCGATGTCGCTGTCGCGCCCCCATCCCCGCAGACCGTACGAGCTGACCGGTGTGAAGCTCGGCGACGAGCAGTTCGCCCTCGGCGAGGCATGGCGGGAGCGGGGCGGGCTGGCGCTGGTCGGCATGGGGGTGGAACCGGGGCTGGCCGACGTGTTCGCGCGCTACGCCGCCGAGCACCTCTTCGAGAGCATCGAGGAGATCGGTGTCCGCGACGGCTCCAACCTGGTGGTCGAGGGCTATGATTTCGCGCCGACCTTCTCCATCTGGACGACCATCGAGGAGTGCCTCAATCCGCCGGTGATCTGGGAGGACGGCGACTGGCACACCACCGAGCCGTTCAGCGAGCCCGAGGTGTTCGACTTCCCCGAGGGGATCGGGCCCGTCGAGTGCGTCAACGTCGAGCACGAGGAGGTGCTCCTCGTGCCGCGCTACATCGACGCCAGGCGGGTGACGTTCAAGTACGGTCTCGGCGAGGAGTTCATCGGAGTCCTGAAGACCCTGCACAAGCTGGGCCTGGATCGGGTGGGCAAGATCAAGGTAGGCGGGGTCGAGACCTCACCGCGCGACGTGGTCGCGGCCAGCCTCCCCGACCCGGCCACGCTCGGTGACCGGATGCGGGGCAAGACCTGCGCCGGGACCTGGGTGAAGGGCGTGGGCAAGGACGGGGAGCCGCGCGAGGTCTACCTCTACCACGTGGTCGACAACGAGTGGTCGATGCGGGAGTACGGCTGCCAGGCCGTGGTCTGGCAGACGGCGGTGCACCCGGTGGTCGCCCTGGAGTTGCTGGCCACCGGCGCCTGGTCGGGCACCGGGGTGCTCGGCCCCGAGGCGTTCGACGCGGTGCCCTTCCTGGAACTGCTCAATGCCTACGGCTCTCCGTGGGGCATGCGCGACCAGGCCACCCCCGCTCTCCTGTCGGCCTGACGCACCGGGTCCCCTTCTGACCACCGTTCCGGCTGCGCCCCGACAGGCCGCGAGGGACGAGCCGGGAGAGTGAGGCGTCCCCTTCCTGGCCGTCGCCGTTCCGGCTGTGCCGGCTGTTCCGGCCGGGCGGAGCCCTAGGAGAAGGCCACGCGCCGGGGGAGGGAGTGGGTGTCGTCCTGCTGCGGCAGCAGTGCCTCGGCGCACTCGGGGCAGGCGAAGAGGGCGTTGCCATCGGGAAGGCGGCCGATCCTGATGCGCGGGCGGGGCCACTTCTTGTGACAGGCCACGCAGGCGTCGCCCTCGCACTGGGGGCGGGTCAGTCCCTCGGGATCGAAGGTCATCGTGACGTGTGCCGTGCCAGCCGGCCGCCAACTCATCTTAAATCCCTCCAGCGTGGAGACCCCTGGTTCTCTCCCGCGGCTCGGCCGTGGGGAGGATGTCGACACGTTCCCTGTCGTGATCGCGCACTTTCATATCGGAACCGTTATAACGCGGTCACGGCCCGTGATCGCTGTGGTAGGTGTCAAGCGGTGGTTAAATCACGGCCTACATGCAGGCCGTATAACGGCAAATAGGGCACTCAGCATCAAGCCGGGTGCCCTATTTGGTGGGGTCTAAACCGTCAGACCTCGCTTATGGCCTTCTCCAGGATCGTGAGGCCTTCCTCCAGCAGGTGGTCGGGGATGACCAGCGGTGGCAGGAAGCGCAGCACGTTGCCGTAGGTGCCCGCGGTCAGCACGAGCAGGCCCTCGGCGTGGCACCTCCTGGCGATCTCGCCCGCCGCCGTGGGGTGCGGGTCCTTGGTGCCGGGGACCACCAGTTCGATGGCGATCATGGCCCCCCGGCCGCGTACGTCACCGATCATCGGGTTCCGCTCCGCCATGGCGCGCAGCCGGGGGAGCATGGTCTCGCCGATGCGGCGGGCCTTTCCGGTCAGGTCGTCGGCCTCGATGGTCTCCAGCACGCCCAGCGCCGCCTCGCAGGCGAGCGGGTTGCCACCGTAGGTGCCGCCCAGCCCGCCCACGTGAACCCTGTCCAGGAGGTCGGCCCGGCCGGTGACCGCGGACAGCGGGAGGCCGCCCGCGATGCCCTTGGCGGTGACGATGATGTCGGGCACGATGCCCTCGTCCTCGCAGGCGAACAGGTCGCCGGTGCGGGAGAAGCCGGTCTGGACCTCGTCGGCGATGAAGACGATGCCGTTCTCCCGGCAGAACTCCGCGATCTTCGGCAGGAAGCCCTTGGCGGGCTCGATGAAGCCGCCCTCGCCCGCGATCGGCTCGATCACCACGGCGGCGACGTTCTCCGCGCCGATCTGCTTGGCGATCTGGTCGATCGCCTGGGCGGCGGCCTCCTCGGCGCAGTTCTCCGGGCCGGTGGGCCAGCGGAACGGGTAGGCCAGCGGCATCCGGTAGACCTCGGGGGCGAACGGGCCGAAGCCGTGCTTGTACGGCATGTTCTTGGCGGTCAGCGTCATCGTCAGCAGGGTCCGGCCGTGGTAGCCGTGGTCGAAGACGACGACCGCCTGGCGGCCGGTGGCCTGGCGGGCGACCTTGACCGCGTTCTCCACGGCCTCGGCGCCGCTGTTGAGCAGGAAGGTGCGCTTCTCGTGGTCGCCCGGGGTGATCTCGTTGAGCTTCTCGGCGACCTGCACGTACGACTCGTACGGTGTGACCATGAAGCAGGTGTGCGTGAAGTCGGCGACCTGCTTGCGCACCCGCTCGACGACGCGCGGGGCGGCGTTGCCGACGCTGGTCACCGCGATGCCGGAACCGAAGTCGATCAGGGAGTTGCCGTCGGCGTCGACGACGACACCGCCTCCGGCATGCGTCACGAAGACGGGCAGCGTGGTGCCGATACCCGGTGGTACCGAGGCCTGCTTACGTGCGAACAGCTCACGGGACTTCGGGCCGGGGATCTCGGTGACGATGCGGCGTTCCTGCGGAAGCGAGGGGCCGCCCTCGGTGACGGTGCTCATGATGTGAAGGTATGTCGCGGATGTCGGTGTGCCGATGATGCACTATGGCAAAATTGATGGGGGACACTGGACGTAACGTACAAAATGGGGGTGGGTGTGGCGCCGACGCTGCGCACCGTCGTACGACGACCGCCGCTCGGGCTCGGCGTGCTCGCCGGAGGGGACGCGCTCGACCGGCCGGTGCGATGGGTGGCGGTCAGCGAGCTGGAGGATCCCACCCCCTTTCTTGAAGGTGGGGAGCTGGTCCTCACCACGGGCATGCGCCTGGACGCGGGCAACGCCGGGCCTTACGTCGAGCGCCTGGTCGGCAGGGAGGTCGCCGGCCTCGGATTCGGTGTCGGGCTCGGGCACGAGACGATCCCCGGGGAACTGGTGGAGGCTGCCACGCGGGCGGGGCTGCCGCTGCTTGAGGTGCCGCGCGACACCCCGTTCGTCGCCATCGGCAAGGCGGTCAGCGAGTTGCTCGCCGCGGAGCAGTACGACGAGCTCAGCCGCGCCTTCGCCGCCCAGGGCCGCCTCACCCGCGCCGCCCTGCGCCCCGAGGGGCCTCGCGCGGTGATCGACCGGCTGGCCCGCGAGCTGGACGGCTGGGCGATCCTGCTCGACGAGGCGGGGGGCGTGCGGCATGCGGCGGGCAGGGGGTCGGCTGGAGCCGCCGACGGCCTCGGCCCCGAGCTGGAGCGGCTGAGAAAGGTCAGCAACCGTGGCGCGCCCGCGAGCGTGGCACTCTCCTCGCCCAAGGAGAACGTCATCGTGCAACCGTTCGGGGCCCGCCGCGTCAGGGGATTCCTCGCCGTCGGCCTCGGCCGGCCTTTCACCCCGGTCGCGCACACCGTGGTCAACGCCGCCGGATCCCTGCTGACGCTCGCCGTCGAGCACGGCAGGGAGCACCTGGCCGCCGAGCGCCGGGTCCGCTCGGCGGTGCTGCGGCTGCTGGTGGCCGGGCAGCCGGACGCCGGGTGCGAGACGCTGGAGCGGCTGGGGGAGCGGCTTCCCGCAGGCCCCCTGGTGGTCCTCGCCTGCGCCGGTGAGCCGGAGGCCGTGCTGGAGACCGCGGGCGAGGCGTTTGCGGCCGCCGACGGTGACCGGGTGGTCCTGCTCGTCCCGGCCTCGGGGGCCGGTGCCGTGGCCGCGGCGCTCGGCGAGCACGGCCCCGTCGGGGTCGGCGACTCCGTGGGCCTCGACGATCTACGTACCGGACTCGACCAGGCCGACCGGGCGCTCGCCGCGGCCAGGCGCGGCGCGGTGCCGGTGATGCGCTTCGCCGACCTGGCGGGCCAGGGACTGCTCGCCCTGCTCGACTCCGGCGCGGCGGCGGCGTTCTCCTCGGCTCTGCTCGCCCCGCTCAGAAAGTACGGCTCGCGCGCCGACCTGCTGGAGTCCCTGCGGGTCTACCTGGACTGCAACGGCCACTGGGACGCGGCGGCGCAGCGGCTCGGGGTGCACCGGCACACCCTGCGCTACCGCATGCGCCGGGTCGCCGAACTCGTCGGCCGTGATCTCGACGACCCGGCGGCCCGCGCCGAACTCTGGATCGCCCTGGCCGTCGCCGGGTGACGGGCCCACCCGGTGAGCCGGTCACTTCCGGCAGGGGTCGGTGACCAGGTAGCGGGAGAGGACGGCGTAGGTGACCGTGTCGTAGGTGCTGCTGTCGCGCAGGTGTCCGGCACGTTCCAGGCTGATCGCGCCCTGGGCGGCGGCCCACACGGCGTCAGCGATCTTCCTGGGCTGGGTGGGGACGATGTATCCGGCCGAGATGCAGTCGGAGATCACTCGGTCGACGATGTTCAGTGCCGCGCGGGCCAGGGTCCTGGCCCGTTCGCTCGGTACGAAGCCGGGGATCGCGCGCTCGAACATCAGGGCGTAGTAGCCGGGCTCGTCCAGCGCGGCCTCCCGGTAGACGGGGCCGAGTGCGATGAGGTGCTCCAGGGCGTCCTTGCGCGGTGACACGGCCTCCAGGCGCCGCCGGAAGCGCTCGAAGCCTTCCAGGTAAAGAGCCTCGGCCAGGCCCTCCTTGCTGCCGAACATGGTGTAGATGACCGTCGTCGAGCATTCCGCCTCGGTGGCGATGCGGCGCATCGACAGGCTCTCCGGGCCGATGGTGACCAGCAACTGGCTGGCGACGTCGAGCAGTTTCGCACGCAGTTCGTCGTGGGAGGCCCGTTCACCGAGGAGATAGGCGCCCTGAAGGCCGCGCGGCGCCGAGGAGGTCATGCGCCCACGCCCTTCCGCTCTGAGTGTCCATCCGGTGACTTAGCCACGGCGAAGATCATCTAAACCGGCGGCATGTAAGGAATATCCTCAAATGCCCCTCTTTTTGGTGCAGGGCCGGGGTGGATGAACTAGATGAACTATTGGCCGGAAAGGTGTACCGGTGCGGGGCTCTTGTGCGGAGTGGAGTAAGGCCGTGCCCGCGCCGGTGACATAGCGTCGAGGTATGGACGTGCGCCCCTTCTGGCTCGCCGGACGCCCCGCCACGGGTGACGCCGAGCTCACCGTGACCAACCCGCATGACGGCCGAGTCGTCGCCGTCTGCTCCGTGCCGACCGCCGACCAGGTCGAGGAGGCCGTAGCCGCCGCGGCGGCCGTGCGGAAGGAGGCGGCCGCGCTCCCGATCCACGTGCGCGCCGATGCCCTCGCGCACGTCTCGCGCCGCCTGGCCGAGCGCGCCGACGAGATCGCCCGTCTCATCAGCGAGGAGAACGGCAAGCCGATCTTCTGGGCCCGCGGCGAGGTCGGTCGGGCGATCTCCACCTTCAGGTTCGCGGCCGAGGAGACCCGCCGCCTCAGCGGCGAGACCATGCGCCTGGACACCGAGGCCGCCTCCGCGGGCCGCCTCGCCTACATCTCGCGTGTCCCGCACGGCCCGGTCCTGGGCATCACCCCGTTCAACTTCCCGCTCAACCTGGTGGCGCACAAGGTGGCCCCGGCGATCGCGGCCGGTGCCCCGATCGTCGTCAAGCCCGCCCCGGCGACGCCGGTCTCCGCGCTGGTCCTGGGCGAGATCCTGGCCGAGACCGACCTGCCGCAGGGGATGTTCTCGGTGCTCCCGGTGCCCAACGACCGCGCCGGAGGGCTGGTGGAGGACCCGCGCCTGCCTGTCGTCTCCTTCACGGGATCGGCCCCCGTGGGGTACGCGATCCTGGAGCAGGTCCCGCGCAAGCACGTGACCCTGGAACTCGGCGGCAACGCCGCCGCGGTCGTGCTCGCCGGCGCCGACCTCGACTGGGCCGCCTCGCGGATCGCCCTGTTCTCCAACTACCAGGCCGGTCAGAGCTGCATCGCCGTCCAGAGGGTGATCGTCGAGGCGTCGGTGCACGACGACTTCGTGGCCAGGCTCCTCCCGGCCGTCGAGGCCCTGGTCGTCGGTGACCCCGCCGACGAGAAGACGCAGGTGGGCCCGCTGGTGTCCGTCGAGGCCGCGGAACGCGTGGAACAGTGGGTCGACGAGGCCGTCGCGGCCGGCGCCCGTCTGCTGACCGGCGGCACCCGCGACGGCGCGACCGTCGCGCCGACGGTTCTCGCCGACGTGCCCGCCGACGCCAAGGTCTCCTGTGAGGAGGTCTTCGGCCCCGTGATGATCGTCCAGACGGTGTCCGGAGTGGACGAGGCGTTCGCCGCGGTCAACGACTCCAAGTACGGCCTGCAGGCCGGGGTGTTCACCCGCAGTCTCGATGCCGCCTTCCGGGCCAACCGGGAGCTTGAGGTCGGTGGAGTGATCATCGGTGACGTGCCGTCGTACCGTGCCGACCAGATGCCCTACGGCGGGGTCAAGGACTCGGGCGTCGGCCGCGAGGGCATCCGCTCGGCCATCGCCGACCTCACCTACGAGAAGGTCATGGTCCTCACCGGCCTGACCCTGTGAGCCCGGCTCAATGAGCCCGGTTCTGTGAGCCCGGCGATCATCTCGCCCCGCGTGCCCGCGCTCCTCCCACCGGGGACGCGGGCCCTGCTCCTGCCGGTGTCACGACGTTCCGGCCACGGTATAGAGATCCTTGGCCGAGTCGCCGAAGTAGGGGCCGTACATGGTGCGGTGGTCGTCGCTGTACTTGAAACTGCTGACCGAGACGATCGTGCCGCGGCCGGTGGAGGCGTCGAAGCCGCTCAGCCACGGGCCCCCGCTGGATCCGGCGGTCATGTCGCAGCGCATCCCCTGGTCGCCGGTCTGCCCGTTCGGGTCGTCGCGGAGCGTGTCCGCGCAGTAGACCAGGTGTTCACCGTCGTAGGGCGAGTCGGCGGGGAAGCCGAAACCGCTGGTGAGGTGCCCTCTGGGGGTGCCGAAAGCGATCTGTTGACCACCGACGGCGTCGCCGAGGTGCTTGCCGTCATCGGTGTTGACCGCCACCATGCCGATGTCGTGGCTGTCGTCCCCGCCGCGCGACCAGGGACCCGCGACGAACATGCGGCGCGCGGTGTACTGCCCGTACGGGCGACGGCCCTGGGAGTAGCCGGGGACGAAGGTCCAGTTGTCGGCCCAGGCGCCGGCACCGTCCTTGACACAGTGACCGGCGGTCACGACCAGATCCCTGTTGGCACTCCTGACCGAACTCGCCGAGCACACGAAGTCGCTGCCCTTGATGGTCAGGAACACCCGCCCCGTGGTGCGTTCGACCATCCCGCCGGAGGTCCAGCGGGCGCCGGAGGTGCGTGCGGCGGCGCCGTTCGGGCTCCGGTGGGGGGTGCCCCCCCGGCCGGCCCGGGCGAAGAGGCGTCCGAGGAACCCGGTGGCCTTCGAGAGCCGGTCGACCGGGAGCGCCGAGGCCATCCGGCGGGGGGTCCAGTAGCCGAGCACGCGCTTCCGCTCCGACGCGGTGGGAGCGGTCCTGTGCTCGACGACGTCCGGCATGCCGGACGCCGCGACTTTCGCGGTGAGAGGGTGGACGGGGATGTTCACGGCCCGCCGCCCGGGCTCGGCGGCCGTCTGCCAGGTGGCCGTCACGCCGGTCGTCGGGGCGCTCAGCAGCCCGGCGACGAGCGGGGCGGCCGCAAGCAGGGGGAGGCTTGAGGTCATGAGACCCGAGTTTGCACTACGGAGAGTATCTCTGTGATTACTTTTAGGGCATTCGGGTCCGTCGGGTGCTCGGTGAATCTCAGGGGGCGCCGGTTGTCTGGGCGGCCTCGTAGACGGCCTGCGCGTCGGTGCCGAAATACGGGCCGAACATCCAGCCGGACGCGAAGTCGTACTTGAAGCTGTTCACCGAGTTCAGGGTGCCCAGGCCGGTGCTCTCGTTGAAGCCGAGGAACCAGGGGCCGCCACTCGACCCGCCGGTCATGTTGCAGTTCAGTCCGATGTCGCGGGACATCAGGAAGTCGTCGAAGGCTCGTCCGGCGCAGTAGACCAGCTTGGAACCGTCGTAAGGACCGGCCGCCGGGTAGCCGAAGGAGTGCATCTGCGCCCGGCGCGACTGGTTGAAGGAGACGCCCTGGCCGCCGACCACGTCGGTCAGCGATCTGCCGTTCAGCGGGGCCAGCACGGCCGAGGCCACGTCGTAGTTGATGTCCTCGGTGTTGTTCCACTGCGGGGTGGTGTAGAGCGTGGTCGCCACCCACGTGCCGTAGGGCCGGTTGCCGTTCTCGTATCCCGGTACGAACACCCAGTTGCTGTGGAAGGCCCCGCCCATCCGCACGCAGTGCCCCGCGGTGATCACGGTGCTCCTGTTCTCGCTCGTCACCGCGTTCGCCGAGCACGAGGCGTTGCGGCCCTGGTAGGTGAAGAACACCCGGCCGGCGGTCTTGGCGATCGCCCCGCCGCGGGTCCACGGCGCGCCGGTGGAGGCGCGGACGGCCGCCGAGCCCCTGTCGGCCATTTCGGTGGCCGTGACGGTGTCGCCGTTCGGCACGGTCGCGGGGACGGAGACGGGATCGGCCGCGGCCTGTGCCATGATCGCCGCCGCGGTGAGGCGGGCGCCGTCCTTCTTCGGGATGAGGGTGGCGAGTGGTTGTGCCGCCTCCATCTTCGCCTCCGTCCAGTAGCGCTGGACGGTTCGCTGCTCCGCCTTGGTGTCGGCCGCCTCCTTCTCGACCGGATGGGGAACGGCCCGCGCCGCGGTGACACCCCCGCCCCCATCCGTGCCCGTGCCCGCCGTGCCTGTGCCCGTGGCGCCCGTGCCCGTGGCGCCGTGCGCGATCGTCGCGGTGAGCAGGGTGCTTCCCGCGACGGCGGTGAGAATAGGGATGAGCCGTGTTGTGCGTCGCATATGTACCTCCCGAGGCCCGTTGCTGTTCCGGGAAGCTAGTGCGCCGTACATACGCATTTCTCAAGGTTTGCGACTATTGATATGACTAAATTTGGACTTAAATATCGCTTTTTATCGTGTGTTTCACGCCTAACAGATTTCCGTGTGGATGTGGCCGATTCGACAGCGCGGCCCGAGCCGGGAGAATGGGACGGTGCAGCCAGACACCGTCCGCTCCGTCGTCCTGCTCGGCTCGACCGGGTCCATCGGGACCCAGTCCCTCGACGTCATCGCCCGCAACCCCGGCCGGTTCCGGGTGGCGGCGCTGGCCGCCTACGGTGGCCGGATCGACCTGCTGGCCGGGCAGGCGGCCGAGTTCAGGCCCGATGTGGTCGCCGTCGCGGACCCCGACGCGGTGCCGGAACTGCGCGAGGCCCTGGCCGCGCGCAGGGTGGACGCGCAGGTGCTGGCCGGTCGGGAAGGGGTGGCCGAGGCCGCCTCCTGGCCCGCCGACGTCGTGCTCAACGGCATCACCGGCGCGCTGGGACTGACCTCCACGCTGGCCGCGCTGGAGGCCGGCCGGGTGCTCGCGCTCGCCAACAAGGAGTCACTGATCGTCGGAGGGCCGCTGGTCAAGCGCCTGGCCAAGCCCGGCCAGTTGATCCCGGTCGACTCCGAGCACGCCGCGCTGGCCCAGTGCCTGTGGGCGGCGGGTCCCACGGGCCCCGACGCCTCCGCCGTGCGCCGCCTGGTCGTCACCGCGAGCGGCGGGCCCTTCCGCGGCAGGTCGCGCGCGGATCTCGCGGAGGTGACTCCCGAGCAGGCCCTCGCCCACCCCACCTGGTCGATGGGGCCGATGATCACGGTGAACTCCGCCACGCTCGTCAACAAGGGCCTGGAGGTCATCGAGGCGCACCTGCTCTTCGACATCGGCTTCGAGCGCATCGACGTCGTCGTCCACCCGCAGTCGGTCATCCACTCGATGGTCGAGTTCGTCGACGGCTCGACCATCGCCCAGGCCAGCCCGCCCGACATGCGCCTGCCCATCGCGCTGGCCCTCGGCTGGCCCGAGCGGGTCGCCGACGCCGCACCCGGGGTCGACTGGACCACCGCACACACCTGGACGTTCGAGCCGCTCGACGACGGGGCCTTCCCCGCCGTCGCGCTGGCCCGCCACGTCGGCGCGGCCGGCGGCACGGCACCGGCCGTCTACAACGCCGCCAACGAGGTCTGCGTCGAGGCCTTTCTGGCCGGTCGCCTGCCGTTCCTCGGCATCGTCGATACCGTGGCCTCGGTAGTCTCCGAGCACAGTGTCACCGAGGCCGACTCGGTGGCCGAGGTGCTGAATGCCGACTCCTGGGCACGCATACGGGCACGGGAGCTCACTGGGACTGCCTAGACTGGTGAGCGTCGTCGACTCTTCAAGGGCTGAAAATGACTTCTGTTGCTCTCGGAATCCCGTCCGTAAGGACCAGGCCGATCGCCGAGCGGCGCATATCTCGTCAGATCATGGTCGGTTCCGTCCCGGTGGGCGGGGACGCGCCGGTCTCCGTCCAGTCGATGACCACCACGGTCACCGCCGACGTCAACGCGACGCTCCAGCAGATCGCCGAGCTGACCGCCTCGGGCTGCCAGATCGTCCGGGTCGCCGTCCCCTCGCAGGACGACGCCGACGCGCTGCCGATCATCGCCAGGAAGTCGCAGATCCCGGTGATCGCCGACATCCATTTCCAGCCGAAGTACGTCTTCGCCGCGATCGAGGCGGGCTGCGCGGCGGTCCGGGTCAACCCCGGCAACATCAAGAAGTTCGACGACAAGGTCGGTGAGATCGCGCGGGCCGCCGCCGACCGGGGCGTGCCGATCAGGATCGGCGTCAACGCCGGCTCGCTCGACCCCCGTCTGCTCCAGAAGTACGGAAAGGCCACCCCCGAGGCGCTGGTGGAGTCGGCGCTCTGGGAGTGCTCGCTCTTCGAGGAGCACGGCTTCCGCGACATCAAGATCTCCGTCAAGCACAACGACCCGGTCGTGATGGTCCAGGCATACCGCCTGCTCGCCGCCAGGTGTGACTACCCGCTTCACCTCGGCGTCACCGAGGCGGGCCCGGCCTTCCAGGGCACGATCAAGTCCGCTGTCGCCTTCGGGGCGCTGCTCGCCGAGGGGATCGGCGACACCATCCGGGTGTCGTTGTCCGCCCCGCCGGTCGAGGAGGTCAAGGTCGGCAACCAGATCCTGGAGTCGCTCAACCTGCGCGAGCGCGGTCTGGAGATCGTCTCCTGCCCCTCCTGCGGGCGCGCCCAGGTCGACGTCTACACCCTGGCCGAGCAGGTCCAGGCGGGGCTGGAGGGGCTGAAGGTCCCGCTGCGCGTCGCGGTGATGGGGTGCGTCGTCAACGGCCCGGGTGAGGCACGCGAGGCCGACCTCGGTGTCGCCTCCGGCAACGGCAAGGGCCAGATCTTCGTCAAGGGCGAGGTCATCAAGACCGTCCCCGAGTCGCAGATCGTGGAGACCCTGATCGAGGAGGCCCTGCGCCTCGCCGAGGAGATGGGCGTGGAGATCGATCTCGACGACGACACCACGGGTCCCCAGGTCGTCGTCGGCTAGTGTTCCGTTCCTCAGCAGAGGTTGCGAACGCGCTGCGGGGAAACCGAGATTGTCGGGCCTGCCTTCCTGATGCCAGGACCGAGGTGGATCTGTACTTCCGGTGAGGAACGTCGCTAGGTCCTTCCCGGCGGATCCCGCGGTGGCGGGGATCGGGCGTACCTGTCGCGGGGTGTTCCTTCGGCGGGT
This window contains:
- a CDS encoding saccharopine dehydrogenase family protein, which gives rise to MRILLVGAGGVGSAVVPIAARRDFFEHIVVADSQQNRAAAVVARIADPRFSAIELDASDRAAVEAALAEHRCDVLFNAVDPRFTMSLFEAALNAGARYLDMAMSLSRPHPRRPYELTGVKLGDEQFALGEAWRERGGLALVGMGVEPGLADVFARYAAEHLFESIEEIGVRDGSNLVVEGYDFAPTFSIWTTIEECLNPPVIWEDGDWHTTEPFSEPEVFDFPEGIGPVECVNVEHEEVLLVPRYIDARRVTFKYGLGEEFIGVLKTLHKLGLDRVGKIKVGGVETSPRDVVAASLPDPATLGDRMRGKTCAGTWVKGVGKDGEPREVYLYHVVDNEWSMREYGCQAVVWQTAVHPVVALELLATGAWSGTGVLGPEAFDAVPFLELLNAYGSPWGMRDQATPALLSA
- the gabT gene encoding 4-aminobutyrate--2-oxoglutarate transaminase, translating into MSTVTEGGPSLPQERRIVTEIPGPKSRELFARKQASVPPGIGTTLPVFVTHAGGGVVVDADGNSLIDFGSGIAVTSVGNAAPRVVERVRKQVADFTHTCFMVTPYESYVQVAEKLNEITPGDHEKRTFLLNSGAEAVENAVKVARQATGRQAVVVFDHGYHGRTLLTMTLTAKNMPYKHGFGPFAPEVYRMPLAYPFRWPTGPENCAEEAAAQAIDQIAKQIGAENVAAVVIEPIAGEGGFIEPAKGFLPKIAEFCRENGIVFIADEVQTGFSRTGDLFACEDEGIVPDIIVTAKGIAGGLPLSAVTGRADLLDRVHVGGLGGTYGGNPLACEAALGVLETIEADDLTGKARRIGETMLPRLRAMAERNPMIGDVRGRGAMIAIELVVPGTKDPHPTAAGEIARRCHAEGLLVLTAGTYGNVLRFLPPLVIPDHLLEEGLTILEKAISEV
- a CDS encoding PucR family transcriptional regulator, which encodes MGVAPTLRTVVRRPPLGLGVLAGGDALDRPVRWVAVSELEDPTPFLEGGELVLTTGMRLDAGNAGPYVERLVGREVAGLGFGVGLGHETIPGELVEAATRAGLPLLEVPRDTPFVAIGKAVSELLAAEQYDELSRAFAAQGRLTRAALRPEGPRAVIDRLARELDGWAILLDEAGGVRHAAGRGSAGAADGLGPELERLRKVSNRGAPASVALSSPKENVIVQPFGARRVRGFLAVGLGRPFTPVAHTVVNAAGSLLTLAVEHGREHLAAERRVRSAVLRLLVAGQPDAGCETLERLGERLPAGPLVVLACAGEPEAVLETAGEAFAAADGDRVVLLVPASGAGAVAAALGEHGPVGVGDSVGLDDLRTGLDQADRALAAARRGAVPVMRFADLAGQGLLALLDSGAAAAFSSALLAPLRKYGSRADLLESLRVYLDCNGHWDAAAQRLGVHRHTLRYRMRRVAELVGRDLDDPAARAELWIALAVAG
- a CDS encoding TetR/AcrR family transcriptional regulator, with product MTSSAPRGLQGAYLLGERASHDELRAKLLDVASQLLVTIGPESLSMRRIATEAECSTTVIYTMFGSKEGLAEALYLEGFERFRRRLEAVSPRKDALEHLIALGPVYREAALDEPGYYALMFERAIPGFVPSERARTLARAALNIVDRVISDCISAGYIVPTQPRKIADAVWAAAQGAISLERAGHLRDSSTYDTVTYAVLSRYLVTDPCRK
- a CDS encoding aldehyde dehydrogenase family protein → MDVRPFWLAGRPATGDAELTVTNPHDGRVVAVCSVPTADQVEEAVAAAAAVRKEAAALPIHVRADALAHVSRRLAERADEIARLISEENGKPIFWARGEVGRAISTFRFAAEETRRLSGETMRLDTEAASAGRLAYISRVPHGPVLGITPFNFPLNLVAHKVAPAIAAGAPIVVKPAPATPVSALVLGEILAETDLPQGMFSVLPVPNDRAGGLVEDPRLPVVSFTGSAPVGYAILEQVPRKHVTLELGGNAAAVVLAGADLDWAASRIALFSNYQAGQSCIAVQRVIVEASVHDDFVARLLPAVEALVVGDPADEKTQVGPLVSVEAAERVEQWVDEAVAAGARLLTGGTRDGATVAPTVLADVPADAKVSCEEVFGPVMIVQTVSGVDEAFAAVNDSKYGLQAGVFTRSLDAAFRANRELEVGGVIIGDVPSYRADQMPYGGVKDSGVGREGIRSAIADLTYEKVMVLTGLTL
- a CDS encoding trypsin-like serine peptidase is translated as MTSSLPLLAAAPLVAGLLSAPTTGVTATWQTAAEPGRRAVNIPVHPLTAKVAASGMPDVVEHRTAPTASERKRVLGYWTPRRMASALPVDRLSKATGFLGRLFARAGRGGTPHRSPNGAAARTSGARWTSGGMVERTTGRVFLTIKGSDFVCSASSVRSANRDLVVTAGHCVKDGAGAWADNWTFVPGYSQGRRPYGQYTARRMFVAGPWSRGGDDSHDIGMVAVNTDDGKHLGDAVGGQQIAFGTPRGHLTSGFGFPADSPYDGEHLVYCADTLRDDPNGQTGDQGMRCDMTAGSSGGPWLSGFDASTGRGTIVSVSSFKYSDDHRTMYGPYFGDSAKDLYTVAGTS